The genomic region GGTGcaatgtgtgtacgtgtgtgtgtgtgtgtgtgtatttgtgtttcagATCCTGTAGAGGCCCCTGTCCTGTCTGTTGTCTCTAACTGGTTCAGCAGTGACTCCTGTAATGTGACAGTGATCTGTAGAGGTCATGACCTCTCTCTAAACACCACCTGTAACAATATCACCTGCTCTCCAGAGCAAAGAGCCTTCAATGACTCCACCCTCACCTTCTCTGTCAGAGATAGTAGAATTATCTGTGACCATAAGAACCGAGTCAGCTGGAGAAATGTTACCATGGAGATCAATCAGTTGTGTCCGTTGTATTTAGGTAAGAAAGGGATGAATTCACAATCAGACACTTGCAGTGCAATACAAATTCGCACCATTGTTACAGTATTACATTTGGGTTGATTGAATAAGGGATAACGTATGgaacgccagtcattattgggaaaataagtcccgacagggcgaaccggacgcggaggggtcttgttccgccctgaagggactttattttaaacaaatagtttgcaacaacacacgctgaacttgaatcaacacagctgatcaactgtctgctttcacttttgaatgaagttccagtccttccgtagtgatatgaaatacctgaattagaagcacaaactccattgccattgacagcggtcattatttttttccaagGTCCTTTCCTCGGAAATAATGActgctagaactttgggaaatcccattcaagtcaatggagcgttctacttgccttgtaaagagccgtgtaataatgatATTAATTGTAAAGTGAACCTGGCTATCTCTGTCACTAGCCACATGAGACAGTAAATATCTATAAAGTAGAGTCAAAAGAATTTGAACTAAGGAAAGCGTATGTGTGTCATCGGTGTATGACAATGCTGTTATTTCTTTATCCTCACAGAGTCCACTATTGTTGGAAACCCAGTATGGATAGTGTGGTTCTCTTGTGGCTTCGGTGCTTGTTGTGCTGGTTTGTTCTGGTGTATCAGGAAAAGGAAACAAATGGGAGCAGGTAAAGAGACTCCTATTACCTCAACATCACATGACGTAACAGCACCACGGCTGGAAAAACAACTGATTATGGTTCTCATTCTGTGCAGGTGGAGCTCACACAGACTTTGCAAAAATCACGGTAATccaactgcttccccaaaatATATCTCTAGAATTTGACAACACTAATCCACAGTGACTCTCTGCACTGTCTGATTTCAGCTCCATTGTTTTGACTCTCTTTTGGTCAGTAACAgtgtatttctgtatttcttTTGCAGGTGACTTCTGCTCAACAGTCCCCTGATCCAGAAGCATCTATATACAGCACTGTGCAGGA from Alosa alosa isolate M-15738 ecotype Scorff River chromosome 1, AALO_Geno_1.1, whole genome shotgun sequence harbors:
- the LOC125305029 gene encoding CD48 antigen-like; the protein is MCLSVVLLILVNLLQTAGSPVSSLFSQTGGSVTLEFQQQQQLERESMDLIQWYFGQHKIMKYLPHQGTFTVFTHKGRVEFNNETFSVELKNLQKNDSGLYRGEIHAGKTDVKVEHKLSVLDPVEAPVLSVVSNWFSSDSCNVTVICRGHDLSLNTTCNNITCSPEQRAFNDSTLTFSVRDSRIICDHKNRVSWRNVTMEINQLCPLYLESTIVGNPVWIVWFSCGFGACCAGLFWCIRKRKQMGAGGAHTDFAKITVTSAQQSPDPEASIYSTVQDVKSSVTEESPYDEVTTLTSVQSATSVYSMLQPTS